DNA sequence from the Manihot esculenta cultivar AM560-2 chromosome 11, M.esculenta_v8, whole genome shotgun sequence genome:
tgatatataaataatttattaattttaaattatttaaataaaaaataattatttatttttaagtttaaaatataataaataaataaataactaacTTAGAGATATAACCGGTAATACTAATATTCTCCATCTTCTCACTTTTATATATCatacataaattatatataacataaaaaataataaaaaatatatgaatttattaattataataatttaactaaattattatttaattaaataatttttattttatttttaactctataaaaatactaatttttaaatttttatatacgaatttctttgtttaatttattatttaaaaagaaattaacttacaataaaatttcaataaatagaatttaaatattaacaaatcttctgtaataaaatttaattaaggatttctttaatcaatttaaatttaaatagactaataatataattaaattaaaaatttttaaataacaataaattgtaatttttttttaaaaaaaatagtttaatgtataataaaatttaatataaataatttaaatattcaatttcaaaaaaaaaaaatttaaatattaagagaattGTTATGTgatgaaaaatttaaatattaataatttttttcaatcaatttaaatttaaatattgacttcaaaaaaaaatttaatataatattaatataattaaataatttaattaaaaatttttaaataataattaaattataattaacaaaatataataaaaatagtttaaaaagTCTCAATATTTCCGCTCTTTCTacctttatatataatatagagtaattaatattattaatttgaagtgtcaaataaattttttcatctaAGATTATTTGATTGATGaatcatatttaattaataaaattaaattacataattaaaagaaaattaaaacatctcagtatCAATGTgctaattatttatttctataaaaaattttcCCTAAACATGATatttgttaaaaatttttaaaaaaattgaaaaattaacttataaaGCTTGATATCATATTCCTATTTTAGAAAATTTCTAtgtaaaagagaaaattatGTCAAATAATGTACAGAttaattgtatttaaaattcgtatgaataaaaaataggatttttttaagattaaaagtaattgatattttattttatttttattatttaacacttaacaattataaaaatattactgGTTAATTCTAAGTATTTATTTGCGGAATATaaattatacttaaaaaatatttgtatgaaaaatatttttgaacaaaataatttatttttttattatttaattttaatttaaaaaataaaatatattaataaatttatatatgaaatgttaataaaatttttaaaatataaaaataatttaatttatcttttaattaaaaaatattttattttaattaattttttaagtatataaacaataaaatatatagaaatattttttctatgaaataaatagaatttcaattttataaattgtaattattaaGTATTTAAACTTTAATACGTATAATTTTTAAGTATGTATAATAGATGTTTATGCATAAGGattgaataattatatatttacaaaaatatattaaaaattaacaatgAAACTTTTTCTCcaaaaaattgattattattattattttttttccaaaatatACAAATGCTAAATTGAAAACTGATGAAGAGGGAGAAGAGAAGAGGCGATTTGGGCCAATCAAATCAGAGGAAGCACCCAAGGAGGTAGCGTGGAAACAGTAGACAGGTGTCACTCTTGGGTTGTTGTCACTCTTTTGTTGGcttctaaataaataattaaacaacTCTActggaaataaataattaaacaaattaaattacttaATCGACCGTTTTTTAACCAAACCACTCTCGTCCTCACCCGTTAACCACACACGCCATCACCCGAGCTGAGCAGATCTCTCTCTAATCATTTCCTGTTTCCTTTCCAATCTCTCCATAACGAATCCCAAAATTCTCCAAATGGCTCCTATTCCGTCGGAGAACGGCGTCGACGGAGATGACGAGCGGGAAGAGgacgaagaagaggaagaagaagaagaggaggaagaagcagaagaggaggaagaagaaccTAGGCTTAAGTATCAGAGAATGGGAGGTAGCATACCTACGCTTCTATCCAATGATGCGGCGTCGTGTATTGCGGTGGCGGAACGCATGATCGCGCTCGGGACACTTGACGGCACCGTTCACATTCTTGATTTCCTTGGCAACCAGGTGATTACTTGAGTAATGACTGTATGAGCTGTGAAATCGTTGAATTGAAGTTTTTTGGATCTCAATTTGGattggatttttattttttgagggTAATTCAGCTTATGTTTAGGGGTATTTGAGTTTGTTTGGTATTTTTACTTAGTTTTTTGTGCATTTCTTTTATATCTCAAAAGTTTATTACATGTTTACACTTAGCTCGCATGCTCACTTTCCAGCTTATCAGCATGTGAAACCAAGTATTTTATTGTCTTAAGAAACATATTCTAGTTGTTACTTAGTGGTATTTTAGCTTCtgaatctaattttattatgaaatttcAAAAGGGAAATTTTGTTTGTTCTTATAAGGGGGAGCGTTGAATGATCAAAACATGATTAAGTATAAGATTTAGATTCAGCAGACCTTGAGTGCTACTGCCTTTTTTTACGCCGTCCTTTTACTAAACTTTACCCTTAATAGAACTTAACTTTACACTTAATAGAACTCACCTTGTGTCTCTACTGTGAGCACTATTCTTCTTCTCTTGACACTGAAATCATCTTTCCCACAAGGGATACCCTACGTACGATAACAATGTGTATATCATATGCAACAGCTTGTAAGATAATGGAAAATTTTAAGCTTTGTTTTATTATCTTCACACATCCATGTCAAAGAACAAAACCAATTACTCCTTGCCTCACAAGTTTCAGTGGTAAATGCAAAACACTTCCAATATAAAAACTGTTGCTGTTTGGAGGAGGGGGGCAAGGCAGGGAGGGTAGAGGAGAATTGAGAGCTGCAGTAATGTTGACAGTCTGGCTGCTGACCTTTAAATGACATTAACAGTAAAGATAAAGAAACCTTAAGGATGGTTTATAGTTGGCAATTGACACTGCATTTGTTATGGGTTCGAACTCCAAAAATTCCTGTgttattgatttattaattcttTAGAGAAAGAAAACTTAAGGATGCTTTATGGATGGCTGACTATTGACACCACATTTGTTACGGGTCCAAACTCCAAACCTACTGTGTTCTTGATTTATTACGTTTCAGGTTAAGGAATTTGCTGCTCATACTGCTGCAGTCAATGACCTAAGCTTTGATATAGAAGGTGAATATGTAGGAAGCTGTTCAGATGATGGGTCTGTTGTAATACATAGCCTTTTCACTGATGAGAAAATGAAGTTCGATTATCATCGTCCAATGAAGGCTATTGCTTTGGACCCTGAATATTCTAGAAAAACGTCTAGAAGATTTGTAGCTGGTGGTTTGGCAGGTCATTTGTATTTCAATTCAAAGAAATGGCTGGGCTATCGAGACCAGGTCTATACAAGTTCACTGTTATAACCCATGTATGGATTGCTTTGTTAAATTTTCTGTTCTAATGCTGCAAATCAATCTATTTTTCAGGTTTTGCACTCTGGTGAAGGTCCGATACATGCTGTAAAGTGGAGAACAAGTCTCATTGCATGGGCTAATGATGCAGGTGTGAAAGTTTATGATGCTGCCAATGATCAGCGAATAACATTCATCGAAAGACCACGAGGAAGTCCACGTCCTGAGCTTTTGCTCCCTCACTTAGTTTGGCAGGTTAGTCAAAGCACAAGTGTCTGTAATATTCCAAACAGCTTCAAACATCTTTTGCATTACACTATCTATCTGTTTCCATTATATCCTTGTGgctttgaaaattgaaattaacaTGAACACGTCGTTTTCCCCAAAATTTGTTCTTTTTCTTGGTACCTTCTATCCCATTCAGGACGATACCCTCTTGGTTATTGGCTGGGGAACATCTGTGAAAATTGCATCAATAAGAACAAATGAGTATAAAGGAACCAATGGGACATATAAGCACATTCCAGCAGCTAGTATGAACAAGGTGGATATTGTGGCATCTTTTCAAACCAGCTATTATATTTCAGGAATTGCTCCTTTTGGTGATTCTTTGGTTGTTCTAGCTTATATTCCTGGAGAGGATGGAGAGAAGGAATTTAGCAACAGTATTCCATCGAGACAGGTATTTCCCCACTTGTGTTGTGTGAAGTGTATGAATTATGATTCTTGATCTAGCACCTTTTAAATGGTACGatgataaaatatatgaattgtCATTTTGATAAGGTGCAAATAAATTTATCAGTTAGTTTTTCGGTCTGCCAACATTTTGTTGCCATGACAGTACAGAGGTACGAATATTTGTGAAAGGAGATCATGCTGCATTTGAATACTTGTTGTTATGAAGGCTATAATCGAATGGCTAGCATCATTTGTCTTCAAGCTTTTTAGACTTTGTTTTCTTGCGTCCATGTTTTGCTTTATTTATTGAACATGGTTAACATTTTCGGTAGTCTGAGCAGTAAGCCCCCATTTTTTtgtctaaaatataatttaaacctCCCTGCTAATGTTACTTGTTTAAAGGAGGGGCACATTTATTTCTGTAGAAGTTAGTTTATCAGTTTAATAAGTTGTTTTTGCACTAATTTATGTTGTTTGCTCCATCATTCATTATTTGGTTGTGTAAATTCCTGTAAGCATGACCAAATTCAAATTTCATGTATGCTAGCTAGATATGACTTGTGAATAGCcttattgatttcttttttttttctttttgcttttagACACTAAACTGCTATGGTCTTTGTCCACACGAAGTGGCTTTCTTTATGTAGTAAACATGATCTAAATCACTTTCGGCTATTCAAGAATTACTATTTTTCTAACTTTTCCTGCTTATTTTAAGCAGGGCAATGCACAGAGACCAGAAGTACGTGTAGTTACATGGAACAATGATGAACTGGCAACAGATGCCCTACCTGTGCATGGATTTGAGCATTACAAGGCAAAGGACTATTCCCTTGCTCATTCTCCTTTCTCAGGTTAACATTTTTGTATTTGAAGTGggtggtctttgcttgctggaTAACCTACCTTTAAGTAGTTATTATACTTATTCATGTCAATATAGGTAGCAGCTATGCTGGTGGTCAGTGGGCTGCTGGGGATGAACCATTGTATTACGTTGTATCTCCAAAGGATGTGGTTATTGCAAAACCAAGGTTAGTTTTTTGCTCCTCAGATttgaacatgcctgactttaaAAACCTAGACATTGATGCCTTCTGCTTCAGTTtggttataatttattttatagatgAACATATAAGCAAAAAACAAAATGACATTTAAAACATTGGTCTAAGACAGTGTTTTGAATTATAGTTTCATTTATATGACCTTATCTTTCAGTATCACCCCTCTCATATGTAATTTGCTTTAGAAATTATGATGTCATGATCACAGGATATGACTTCATCTATTGATTTATGGTGGTAACTTGTGCCGCTATTATTTCTTGAATGCTTCTTTGTAGTTCACACTTACTTTTTCACACCAAAAGTTATTGATAGATTGGATTTAGAGAGTTTGACTGAAATGTGTAGGACCTCACTtcatttattgttttatttttttgttcatttattattttattttttggctTTTTATGATGATGGTTGAAACAGTAAGAACTTCGTTGTTGGAGAACCTATTAGATGGTTGGTATCGTAGTTCTTCTACTGTCTGTTTGATGTGTCAGTGAACCTATTAGAAATTGTATATCATGGAAAGAAAATTACAGATGTTGAGTAGGATTAAAATTGTATATCATGGAAAGAAAATTACAGATGTAGAGTACGATCAATCTATTGTTTCTTATATGCTTCTTATAGGTATGAATATCTAGAAATGGAAGCCAAATCTCTAACAAATTATGCTGCAGTCATAAAAAGTTGAATTCTAGTTATTGAGATTTGATCAGTAATATTCTTTTAACAGTTGGATGGCGTGGAAAATTACACTAGGATGGAATATTTTGAGTTTTGGTTGAAGCTATGAAGTGATACATAACCATTCCAATGATCTTGTTTTGTAGAAATGGAAGCCGAATGATGCCTAAAACATaactttttaaagaaaaatgtttGTTTGTTAGGGATGCTGAAGATCACATTGCATGGCTTCTACAGCATGGTTGGCATGAAAAAGCTTTAGCAGCTGCTGAAGCAGGTCAGGCGCGAAGTGAACTACTTGATGAGGTACATCTGCTCTTGTAATGCTAAGAAATAAGAATTGTGTAGTTTTCTGTCATCAATACTCTTTAATAAATATGCCATAAATATGTAAGATATTTTCTCCCTGGATATAATTTGCAAATTTGGACATGCTAGTCAACACTAGCGATAGGCATGAGCAAAGGTTTACCCAAAAGAGGTTTGAGGTCCAGGGTTTAGTTAGTCTGCTGGGGTTTGGCCGAAACCTATGATCTTAAGCTTGGCCTAAAGGGGAAAAAAGGCCCTGGGCCAGGCcatactttttttaattttatttttctaatgaaaacttatttttttcatctacttatttatgaaaaaggataaataaattattagacTACAATTTACATGTATTGTGctacaatataattttaaaagtataaattgtaaaataactGTATACatgtatgtgtatatgtgtATGTGTGTATGTACAAATGTATCGTGTATGTATGTTATACATGTATGTGATCCAGCCAGGCTCAGTTTCAAGCTACTCGGGCCTAAAAATTAACCCCAGCTCTAGTATTTGGTATTAAttagggagcaaggccaagccCTTTAGTTTCCTCGTTAATATAATATGCATATGATTAAGTGTGGTCTGCTACACTACATGATCAGGTGGGATCTAGGTATCTTGATCATTTGATTGTGGAAAGGAAATATTCCGAAGCTGCATCTTTGTGTCCCAAATTGTTACAAGGATCTGCATCAGCATGGGAAAGGTAAATAAAGTTACTATTACTAAATATACTAAATATTCTCACATCCCCTTGTTAATAATTGACTATCGGCTGCTAATTGGCAGGTGGGTTTTCCATTTTGCGCATCTTCGTCAGCTTCCTGTATTGGTTCCATATATACCAACAGAAAACCCAAGACTGCGCGATACTGCTTACGAGGTTTGCAGAAGAAATGTGTTTATATAGTCTTGTTATGTCTTTTCTGATATGCGAGCTTGTGATCAAGATGTCCTGTTATTTTTCATGCTACAGGTTGCACTTGTAGCACTGGCAACAAATTCATCTTTTCATAAGGATCTTTTATCAACTGTTAAATCTTGGCCACCTGTGATTTATTCTGCCTTACCTGTCATTTCTGCTATAGAACCTCAGTTAAACACCTCTTCCATGACTGATGCACTCAAAGAGGTCAGACCGAGAGTTGCTGCAtgcatttgaaataaaagattttcAACTTCAACTTGTCTTTAATCAGTCTGCTTTTATATCAGGCACTAGCAGAGTTATATGTAATTAATGGACAATATGAGAAAGCTTGTTCACTTTATGCTGATGTAAGTATTTTTCTTCTATTCTTATGTTCCTGTAATCTTATGCATAGAGACACCAATGCTGTAATTATGTCTGCCTAAATGTTTTGGAGAAGCAAAGTGTTGCATTTATTTAATCATTAtgacattattttatttattgtttattGGTTTTTGTTTTTCAGCTTATGAAACCGGATATGTTTGAATTCATTGAAAAACACAATTTACATGATGCGATTCGTGAAAAGGTATGGCTGTGCAAAATAAGTTGAATGGTTATGATGTTATTGCCTTCTCCATTCTGATATCGCTGTTTACCTATCTTCACTTATCTATTTGGAAGTATACAGTCTTAAGGAGGCAGAGCAAATGTATGCttttcctaatatttttcctcaGTGATGTTGGAATAATACGATTTGTATCGTATCAAATCATTAGCTAAGCAAACAAATTGAAGGGTGAATTGTAAGTAGTCAAGAATTGGACAAGAATCACCATGAATCAAAGGTGAATGGTGAGAATCGTTATTGATCGGTTGATTCATCGATTCATAAAGAGAAGGACAACAAAtggtcaaattaaaaaaaaaaaaaaaagaaaagataaaagaCAAAACCCAAGAGAAGGacaataaattaatgaaaaaagaaTGGAAATGGCCCAAGatagttttaataatttttattttaaaattttaacttgctGGTTTGATACTTTGAGCTTTTCCACTTCAAAGTCATTACATTCCCTTTGTTTTGTTTAACAAatgatttctaattaaaatgcACACATGCACACACGCTAATTACGATTAAATGTTTAATATgttgtaataaaattaataggagatacatttataaatatatataatgttaTTTCAACTGATTTTTCATAAGTTGTACTGAACCTTACGATTTGTTTCTCGATTGACTACTATGTTTTTCTTATGCCAGTTTTTATCTTGTGCTTGTTTGTGTCAGGTTGTCCAATTGATGATGCTAGATTGCAAGCGTGCTGTTCCTTTATTTATCCAAAACAAGGACTTAATTCCTCCAGCTGAAGTTGTCTCACAACTGCTGGCTGCCAGAAATAAGTGCAATGCGAGATATTTCTTGCATTTATATCTGCATTCACTATTTGAGGCAAATTCACATGCTGGaaaggagtttcatgatatGCAGGTATGTGAGAACTGTTAGTTAGACAGTATGTTATTCTGATTACGAATACTATCTTAATAACATCTCTTTAATTCTTGTCCACAAAGATATTGTTTGCTTGAAATATTATTGGTTAATGATATCAAATGTCAGGAATCTTGTCCATTCAGCATTGAAACAAGTGAGGTGAACTCATAAAATGTATCATAAGGGCATTATGTTAGGCGGTTATGGTAGTATTGGTATTAGATGTATCCATTTGTTAAATTAATGTAGCTTCTGGATATTAGTTTACCCATTCATGTCAAGTGTTGTGTCTGTGTCATGCAAAAGTGGGTTTTGTCACATTTTGGATGAACATGATGGTCTGAATGCAATTCAGTTGTGATGTCGGTGTTGTGATAAGATACAACAGACAGGTTGATGTGCACAACCCATTTGTATGATTATATAACCTCTTAGCGCCTGTAGGCTGTTTAATATATGACATGGCAGAAGTAACTTCTATTACAAATGTGAACATGATTTATACGTTAAGGCATAACCAAATACAAAACCTTTTCATGGATGGGTTGGTACCCCTAATCGATGCAGTTCCATTCTGTCTACTAATTTGAATATGTTGAATTTTCCTGTCTTGCCATCCAACTCAATCTCTAGTTGATTTGAAAAGACTGTAAGAAGCAACTTTCTTTTAGTAAAGATCTATTGTGTTTTACTTCCTGCTGTGCATCTTATGCTGTAAGATCTCTTTCTTGTCTTAAAAAACTGGGCAGTGGTCTTTTCTAGTGATTTTTCTTGTTCATCTTTGTACATTTGAATCCAAAAAATTGAATTCCAATGATGTTTGTCCATTGGAACTACAGAAAATAAATTCTTACCGTGTCACTATATCTGGCCGCATGCTTAGCTGCTGACTGCTCATGTCTGTTTAGTGCTGACGTGCACTGCACATACGTGAATTGTCTGCAATGTGTAACATCAACCTTACATTTATTGTGACAGGTAGAACTTTATGCAGATTATGATCCAAAAATGCTACTTCCTTTTCTTCGTAGCAGCCAACATTACACACTTGAGAAGGTTTGGATGTCAAGATTACCGGCTGTTTATGTTCTATTTGATGAATTGTCAATTATTTTTCTGAATTATTTGATGATTAATTTATCATTCAACTGTCCCAGGCATATGACATTTGTGTCAAAAGAGATCTTTTGAGGGAGCAAGTCTTCATACTTGGAAGAATGGGAAACTCAAAAAAGGCCTTAGCCATCATCATAAACAAATTAGGAGATATCGAAGAGGTATCTAATGTCTTTATTTAAATCATGTCAACTGTTCCTCAATGATTTTGTTTGTGATAAATTATCATTGGCACAGATAAACATTATGCTTTTTTTTGCAGGCTGTAGAATTTGTAACTATGCAGCATGATGATGAACTTTGGGATGAATTGATTAAGCAGTGTCTTCACAAACCTGAAATGGTATATTAAGAGCTTAATTTGCAGAATTTAGTCTACTAATCCATTTCACAATTTTGTCAATTTGGCATTTCTGTGCTACTTTTCTTCAGCTTTTTCCTGAGCATGTTGTGCTACTTGGCAGGTAGGAGTCTTGTTGGAGCATACTGTTGGCAATCTCGACCCCCTGTATATTGTAAATATGGTACCTAATGGCATGGAAATTCCTCGGTGAGTATTCCTTGAATTAATTGTCAAGTTTTGGCTGTAAATTTCTCTTTACTGATTATTGATTTCAAGTttttccttatatttttatttgtaattgATATAAGCTGAGTGAAATCTAGGGCTTCTTTGAGacccaaaacaaaaaaaaagaaattcaaatcCGATTTTTAGTTTCTTAGATCAGTTTTCTGCAAGTCCAGGACAAGCCTAGGATTATCAGATAAGCCATAGATGAATACATACAAgttgaaagttttatttttgTGAATTAAGATACCAAAAAACAATTCATCAATTCTTccaatttattgaatattttaGGTCACGAAAAGTTCACTTTTATTCTCTTTATTCTCATGAAACCTGATAAGAAACAGGCCGAGCTCCTAATGAAAAGTATACACACGTTATAGTTTGTTAAACTTCAACTTAGTGTAGCATCTGTACTGATTGTGTTCACTTCTCTATCATTCTGTTTTTTCAGGCTTAGGGATTGCCTAGTCAAAATTATCACTGATTACAGAACTGAAACATCCCTTAGACATGGGTGCAATGATATTCTTAAGGTGCCAAGTTTCACATGCCCTTAAATTTCATTTGaacagaaaataataattagtgTTAACCATTAGCGTTTTGGTGTTACTTTGAGATGTACAGGCTGATTGTGTGAACCTCTTGGTAAAATACTACAAGGAAGCGAGACGGGCAGTTTGCTTAACTAGTGAAGGAGATGATGCGCGAGTGATTAGTGATAGCAGTAGGGATTCTCAGTCAACTGAGAGAACATTGAGCATAAAAACTATGGATGTCAAGTCAAAAACAAGGGGAGATTCAAGATGTTGCATGTGTTTTGATCCCTTCTCTATACAAAATGTTTCGGTCATTGTATTCTTTTGTTGTCATGCTTATCACATGACTTGTTTAATGGATTCCATGCATACTGTCAGCAGCCAAAAAGGGAGTCGAGAAAACAATGAatatgaagaagaagatgaagaagaagaagatgatgatgatgatactcGATCTGGTGTTCCTCGATTGCGTTGCATCTTGTGTACTACTGCTGCCAGTTGAGATAGTATTCCCTTTTTCAAGGCCCCCTTTTTTTTGGGTTGGGAAGTGTGAAAGGGCCGAACGGGTGGGTGTTGTGCGAGTTTTTACTAATTTATCAGGCTtacctttcctttttttttttttttttttttttgtgttaatATATGATATATCTGTGGTATTAATCATCAACATGCCATTTTTGGTCGAGTTTCAACTgttgtattataattttttttttatatataattagaaaTGAAAAAGCTTTAAGTTTTCGCGGAAGGCATGTGTGTTTGGACAAAGGAAACGATGCAATATACGCCTAGTATTTTCTCTCATGAACCTTGAATGAAGATGTGAAGCTGCAATTTGCCGGTTTAATGCAAGTAGATTCCATATCATCTTAGTATTTAAGAGAAACAATAAACCATCTATATTGCCCACACAAAACTGGGTCTTTTTTACATTTTTGATTGCAGAGtattattttctctctcttttttattcCCAAAGATATTGTGATATAAGGGTCTCGAAACCTATTATATGTAGTGGATGTAAAGAAGATTCAAAAACAAGTACAGTACATGGTAAAGAAGAAAAAACTGAGTTTGTCTATCTACATAAGCCCAAATCACAACCCAGTCAAGAAGCTCTAAAGCACTAGTTGGATTTCACTTGGGAAAGAATCACTTGTGCAGACGATGTCGCGCTGTTTGGTTGGGAAAGTCTCGAAGCACGTTCCATGGAAGACAAAGTTTAGAGACCGTGATGGTGTGAAATTGACGAACAAGAAGGCTAGAACCCAAGGAGCGTAGAAGCAGCTCAAAAAGTTCAAATCTAGAGCACCTTCACCACGGTTAGCCGGACGAGATAAGGGATGCCTGGCGGAGTTGTGAGGGACCAGAGTAACTCAAGAGGTGAGCGTCTTTAGTGTCCTGAAGATGACTGGTCACTCATTGCCAAAGCAAAAACAACCAATAAAGAACTTGCATACACAAGCTATCCACACACAAATCGTAAGAagaaaggtaaaaaaaaaaaaagcatattaCTTTATTCCCACTCTATTTCACCATTGATTAGTAGGTAAGGATAAAGAGAGAATCATAAAACCAAAAAACCCATTCGAAGGTGAGGAAGAGAACCCATTTTTCCAGTGGAAGGAACAAGGATGTTTCCCTCTGTCTGGACGAGGCAGTGAAAAACCAACGTACGACAGATAACGAGATACCGGAACTTTCAGATGATGTGTTTCTTGAATGGTAGAGAGAGATTATTGTAGAGTAATATTCACAAAGAGCATAAATCATTATCTATTTATTGCTAACCTGGCTTTGACAGCCTATTAAGTATTCTTTCACAAAGAGCATAAATTTCACTGTTTTTAAGCCTAAAAGTCCTTTTGCAC
Encoded proteins:
- the LOC110626590 gene encoding vacuolar protein sorting-associated protein 41 homolog — translated: MAPIPSENGVDGDDEREEDEEEEEEEEEEEAEEEEEEPRLKYQRMGGSIPTLLSNDAASCIAVAERMIALGTLDGTVHILDFLGNQVKEFAAHTAAVNDLSFDIEGEYVGSCSDDGSVVIHSLFTDEKMKFDYHRPMKAIALDPEYSRKTSRRFVAGGLAGHLYFNSKKWLGYRDQVLHSGEGPIHAVKWRTSLIAWANDAGVKVYDAANDQRITFIERPRGSPRPELLLPHLVWQDDTLLVIGWGTSVKIASIRTNEYKGTNGTYKHIPAASMNKVDIVASFQTSYYISGIAPFGDSLVVLAYIPGEDGEKEFSNSIPSRQGNAQRPEVRVVTWNNDELATDALPVHGFEHYKAKDYSLAHSPFSGSSYAGGQWAAGDEPLYYVVSPKDVVIAKPRDAEDHIAWLLQHGWHEKALAAAEAGQARSELLDEVGSRYLDHLIVERKYSEAASLCPKLLQGSASAWERWVFHFAHLRQLPVLVPYIPTENPRLRDTAYEVALVALATNSSFHKDLLSTVKSWPPVIYSALPVISAIEPQLNTSSMTDALKEALAELYVINGQYEKACSLYADLMKPDMFEFIEKHNLHDAIREKVVQLMMLDCKRAVPLFIQNKDLIPPAEVVSQLLAARNKCNARYFLHLYLHSLFEANSHAGKEFHDMQVELYADYDPKMLLPFLRSSQHYTLEKAYDICVKRDLLREQVFILGRMGNSKKALAIIINKLGDIEEAVEFVTMQHDDELWDELIKQCLHKPEMVGVLLEHTVGNLDPLYIVNMVPNGMEIPRLRDCLVKIITDYRTETSLRHGCNDILKADCVNLLVKYYKEARRAVCLTSEGDDARVISDSSRDSQSTERTLSIKTMDVKSKTRGDSRCCMCFDPFSIQNVSVIVFFCCHAYHMTCLMDSMHTVSSQKGSRENNEYEEEDEEEEDDDDDTRSGVPRLRCILCTTAAS